One window of the Cryptomeria japonica chromosome 7, Sugi_1.0, whole genome shotgun sequence genome contains the following:
- the LOC131065585 gene encoding myb-related protein 330-like, giving the protein MGRTPSSMKVDLNKGPWTAEEDLRLKDYIQAHGEGRWRSLSKKAGLLRSGKSCRLRWINYLRPDIKRGHIAPDEEDLILRLHRLLGNRWSLIAGRLPGRTDNDIKNYWNSHLSKKLIRQGIDPRTHRPLSESEDIWWIPQDTYVDKNVLQYTIIPESADQEIHDKDSDFMIAGHRVDQICSSMATPAISCIESAPTILPISSEEVHCVETRDSNRCETTKQLTHSSWFPYSLPETPMETAYGNSSSYMHPSYLESLINEEFGMPEPTLGYNSVTQLWPHQSELPSPGSELWSKLHSPSMHCHPSC; this is encoded by the exons ATGGGACGGACTCCTTCCAGTATGAAAGTTGATCTTAACAAGGGTCCATGGACAGCTGAAGAAGATCTCCGTTTAAAAGATTATATCCAGGCTCATGGTGAAGGCCGTTGGAGATCTCTTTCCAAAAAAGCAG GCCTGCTTCGATCTGGCAAAAGCTGCAGATTGCGATGGATAAATTATCTTCGACCAGACATCAAACGAGGACATATTGCACCTGATGAAGAAGATTTAATTCTCAGGCTCCATCGACTTCTAGGAAACAG ATGGTCTTTGATCGCGGGACGTTTACCAGGAAGGACTGATAATGATATAAAAAACTACTGGAACAGTCATCTAAGCAAAAAGCTCATCAGGCAGGGCATAGATCCTCGAACACACAGGCCCCTTTCTGAATCTGAGGACATATGGTGGATCCCTCAGGACACGTATGTGGATAAAAACGTTCTCCAGTACACTATAATACCGGAAAGTGCTGATCAAGAAATACATGACAAAGATTCAGATTTCATGATAGCAGGTCATAGGGTGGACCAGATTTGCTCTTCAATGGCTACACCAGCAATCTCTTGTATAGAAAGTGCACCAACCATTTTGCCAATCTCTAGTGAGGAGGTTCACTGTGTTGAAACGAGAGATTCCAATCGTTGTGAGACTACGAAACAATTAACACACAGCAGCTGGTTTCCTTATTCTCTTCCTGAAACTCCAATGGAAACAGCTTATGGAAATAGCAGTTCATATATGCACCCTTCATATCTGGAATCACTTATCAATGAAGAGTTTGGGATGCCAGAGCCTACTCTTGGATACAATTCTGTTACACAGCTGTGGCCACATCAGTCTGAACTTCCAAGTCCTGGCTCTGAATTGTGGTCTAAACTCCACTCTCCCAGTATGCATTGCCATCCTTCTTGTTAA